The Gemmatimonadota bacterium genome has a segment encoding these proteins:
- a CDS encoding aspartate ammonia-lyase: MSFRTEKDPLGEKSVPSSALYGIQTLRAVENFPISDLKPLSAFVDAVVMIKRSAAVTHKETGRLEPEYADAIIAAADEVLGGQHRDQFVVDPYQAGAGTSHNMNVNEVLANRANELLGHARGSYAPIHPNDHVNMAQSTNDVIPTAMRLSTLLTLPMLLSALDGLAGAFLAKGKEFDHIIKSGRTHLQDATPIRLGQEFTAYGRTVSRHREKLVQAAGWLRAMNIGGSAVGTGINVEPAYPALMVKHLHALTGLELEVAEDRIQLMQSMGDIATFSGAFRAFVLDLCKIADDIRLLASGPRTGLAEILLPAVQPGSSIMPGKVNPSIAEMVNQVCYQAIGFDTTIAMAAKAGELELNVMMPVITHNMVFGMRIVANAVRVFDEKCIRGIQADEVQCAYWLERSPALVTALMPKIGYAEAAKLSKEALATGKTVKQLVTDKQVLVGKELDEVLDLRAMTELGVPGGGKGVPVSG, encoded by the coding sequence ATGAGCTTCCGCACCGAAAAGGACCCGCTAGGCGAAAAGTCGGTCCCCAGCAGCGCACTCTACGGCATCCAGACCCTGCGCGCCGTTGAAAACTTCCCGATTTCGGACCTCAAGCCACTCTCGGCGTTCGTCGATGCCGTCGTGATGATCAAGCGCTCCGCCGCCGTGACGCACAAGGAGACGGGCCGCCTCGAACCGGAATACGCCGATGCGATCATCGCGGCCGCTGACGAAGTGCTCGGGGGCCAGCATCGTGACCAGTTCGTGGTGGATCCCTACCAGGCCGGCGCCGGCACGTCGCACAACATGAACGTGAATGAAGTGCTCGCGAATCGCGCCAACGAATTGCTCGGTCACGCGCGCGGCAGTTATGCACCGATCCATCCGAACGATCACGTCAACATGGCGCAGTCGACCAACGACGTGATTCCGACCGCGATGCGCCTGTCGACGCTCCTGACCTTGCCGATGTTGCTGTCGGCTCTGGATGGTCTCGCCGGGGCCTTCCTGGCGAAGGGGAAGGAATTCGATCACATCATCAAGTCGGGACGCACCCACCTGCAGGATGCAACGCCGATCCGGCTGGGGCAGGAATTCACCGCGTACGGTCGCACGGTGTCGCGTCATCGCGAGAAGCTGGTGCAGGCGGCGGGATGGTTGCGGGCGATGAACATCGGCGGGAGTGCCGTCGGGACCGGTATCAACGTGGAGCCCGCGTATCCCGCGTTGATGGTCAAGCACCTGCACGCACTCACAGGGCTCGAACTCGAGGTCGCCGAGGACCGCATCCAGCTCATGCAGTCGATGGGCGACATCGCCACCTTCAGTGGCGCGTTCCGAGCCTTCGTCCTCGACCTCTGCAAGATCGCCGATGACATCCGGCTGCTCGCATCGGGCCCTCGCACCGGGCTCGCCGAGATCCTGCTGCCGGCGGTGCAGCCGGGTTCGAGCATCATGCCCGGCAAGGTGAATCCGTCGATCGCCGAGATGGTGAACCAGGTCTGCTACCAGGCGATCGGCTTCGACACGACCATCGCGATGGCCGCCAAGGCGGGAGAGCTGGAGCTGAACGTGATGATGCCGGTGATCACGCACAACATGGTGTTCGGCATGCGCATCGTGGCGAACGCGGTGCGGGTGTTCGACGAGAAATGCATTCGCGGCATCCAGGCCGATGAAGTGCAGTGCGCCTACTGGCTGGAGCGGTCACCGGCGCTGGTGACCGCGCTGATGCCGAAGATCGGCTATGCCGAAGCGGCGAAATTGTCGAAGGAAGCGCTGGCGACCGGCAAGACAGTGAAACAGCTGGTCACCGACAAGCAGGTGCTGGTAGGGAAGGAGCTCGACGAGGTGCTCGACCTCCGGGCGATGACCGAGCTCGGGGTGCCGGGCGGTGGCAAGGGCGTGCCGGTCAGCGGATGA
- a CDS encoding MFS transporter: protein MTDSGERWRQLALLAVVQVLGMSVWFAGSAVAPVLAAKLSLSPGETGWLLSGVQLGFVAGTLVAAVLNLPDLLPARSYLSVAALFAAAANATLLFADSFPLAIAGRIATGIGLAGVYPPAMKMAATWFRQERGLAIGVVVGALTVGKAFPYLLEGAGHLPLAPAVLIPSVAAALAGVLVLVGYREGPFPFPARPFSWGLATTVVRDQALRQVTGGYLGHMWELYAFWAWVPSYLSASWAARSASPANVGTLAFIVVAIGGAGAVWGGRAADQIGRAPVIRRALTVSGACCLLSAAVFGGPRWLVMIVCLVWGVAVIADSAQFSALVTERAPEHAVGTALTLQTSIGFLLTIASIQLVPVVAGWVGWRWALAILSLGPLAGLAAIRGMRTTRA, encoded by the coding sequence ATGACTGACTCCGGCGAGCGGTGGCGCCAGCTGGCCCTGCTCGCCGTAGTGCAGGTGCTGGGAATGTCGGTCTGGTTCGCGGGGAGCGCTGTGGCACCAGTGCTCGCTGCAAAGCTCTCGCTCTCACCCGGCGAGACGGGGTGGCTCCTCTCGGGCGTGCAGCTTGGTTTTGTCGCCGGGACACTCGTCGCAGCCGTTCTCAATCTTCCTGATCTCCTTCCGGCGCGCAGCTACCTCTCGGTGGCTGCGCTTTTTGCCGCGGCCGCGAACGCGACGTTGCTCTTCGCCGATTCCTTTCCGCTGGCAATCGCCGGCCGGATCGCGACCGGGATCGGGCTCGCGGGAGTCTATCCCCCGGCCATGAAGATGGCTGCCACCTGGTTCCGTCAGGAGCGCGGCCTCGCGATCGGCGTGGTCGTTGGGGCGCTCACGGTCGGCAAGGCCTTCCCCTATCTCCTGGAAGGGGCAGGGCACCTGCCACTCGCTCCTGCCGTCCTGATACCGAGCGTGGCTGCCGCACTCGCTGGAGTGTTGGTCCTGGTGGGCTACCGTGAAGGCCCGTTTCCCTTTCCGGCGCGTCCCTTCTCGTGGGGACTGGCAACGACTGTGGTCCGCGACCAGGCGCTGCGTCAGGTCACCGGCGGCTACCTCGGTCACATGTGGGAACTCTACGCCTTCTGGGCGTGGGTCCCGTCCTACCTCAGTGCGTCCTGGGCAGCACGGTCCGCCTCACCGGCCAATGTTGGCACGCTGGCGTTCATCGTCGTTGCCATTGGTGGGGCCGGCGCGGTATGGGGCGGGCGCGCGGCGGACCAGATCGGGCGGGCGCCAGTAATTCGCCGGGCGCTCACCGTGAGCGGGGCCTGCTGCCTGCTCAGTGCCGCCGTCTTCGGCGGGCCGAGGTGGCTGGTGATGATCGTCTGCCTCGTGTGGGGGGTGGCGGTCATTGCCGATTCGGCGCAATTCTCAGCGCTGGTGACCGAACGTGCTCCCGAGCACGCCGTCGGGACCGCGCTCACCTTGCAAACCTCGATCGGGTTCCTGCTCACGATTGCCAGCATTCAACTTGTCCCGGTGGTCGCAGGATGGGTCGGCTGGCGTTGGGCGCTCGCCATCCTCTCCCTCGGCCCCCTGGCCGGGCTCGCGGCGATCCGAGGGATGCGTACGACCCGGGCGTGA
- a CDS encoding Rrf2 family transcriptional regulator — MRVTNLTEYSLIIALHLARRRREGAGAVAARELSEQERLPADYVEQILLRLRRAGLVDSVRGAKGGYLLVREAEHVTVRDVMLASDHRIFELNCESQPLDPERCAPSSSCQIRPVWRALQVRIDDLLESVTLADLLRDAAVSAPELIPLAGIPA, encoded by the coding sequence ATGCGGGTAACCAATCTGACCGAGTACTCCCTGATCATCGCGTTGCACCTTGCGCGTCGTCGTCGCGAGGGCGCTGGCGCCGTGGCCGCGCGCGAACTGTCCGAGCAGGAGCGGCTCCCCGCCGACTATGTCGAGCAGATCCTCCTGCGACTCCGTCGGGCCGGACTGGTCGATTCGGTGCGTGGTGCGAAGGGTGGTTACCTGCTGGTTCGTGAGGCCGAGCACGTCACCGTCCGCGACGTGATGCTGGCCTCGGATCATCGCATCTTCGAACTCAATTGCGAATCGCAGCCGCTCGATCCGGAACGGTGCGCCCCCTCCTCGAGCTGTCAGATCCGGCCGGTCTGGCGTGCGCTCCAGGTTCGCATTGATGATCTGCTTGAATCCGTCACGCTCGCGGACCTGCTCCGCGATGCGGCTGTCTCCGCGCCCGAACTCATTCCGCTCGCAGGCATTCCGGCATAA
- the smpB gene encoding SsrA-binding protein SmpB — protein sequence MVPKPSSAGDPSHEARLSIARNPKAAHDFHILDTVEAGLVLTGTEVKSLRRRGASIKEAFARISRGEVWVEGLNITPYEQGNRYNHDPVRSRKLLLHKREIEKLIGAVQRDGLSLVALEIYFLRGRAKLMIALARGKKVHDKREDLKKRIVDREVARAISRKGRE from the coding sequence ATGGTACCGAAACCCTCCTCCGCCGGCGACCCGAGCCACGAAGCGCGCCTCAGCATCGCGCGGAACCCCAAGGCCGCCCACGACTTCCATATTCTCGACACGGTCGAGGCCGGCCTCGTCCTGACCGGCACAGAGGTCAAATCCCTGCGTCGTCGGGGCGCTTCCATCAAGGAAGCCTTCGCCCGGATCAGTCGCGGAGAGGTGTGGGTGGAGGGGCTGAACATCACCCCGTACGAGCAGGGGAATCGCTACAACCACGACCCGGTTCGTTCCCGGAAGTTGCTGCTTCACAAGCGCGAGATCGAGAAGCTGATCGGGGCCGTCCAGCGTGACGGACTGTCGCTGGTCGCGCTCGAAATCTATTTCCTCCGCGGCCGCGCGAAGCTGATGATTGCACTTGCCCGAGGCAAGAAGGTCCACGACAAACGCGAGGACCTGAAGAAGCGGATTGTCGATCGCGAAGTCGCCCGCGCCATTTCGCGGAAGGGCCGCGAATGA
- the trxB gene encoding thioredoxin-disulfide reductase: MTTSSEFDVIIVGGGPAGLCAAMYAGRGMLKALLLERGLTGGELLNTEKIEDYPGFISILGPDLAEKMTEHAIHFGADIRTEEVTTIVRDDDGIFTVTGAGGAIYRAPAVILTAGGTPTKLGVPGEVEYAGRGVSYCAVCDGAFFKGETIAVIGGGDAAVEEADYLTRYASKVYLIHRRDSFRASRVVQERAMNNPKIEVIWNTAVREMVGEPSGLKHLDLVDTVTGAPSQLAVTGAFVFIGFKPNTGLVTQHFAHDASGYIITNDRMETSIPGLFAAGDLRVQLTRQVTTAVGDATTAAIAVEKFLTERKTKAASVGA, translated from the coding sequence GTGACGACCAGCTCCGAATTTGATGTGATCATTGTGGGGGGAGGCCCGGCCGGCCTGTGTGCGGCGATGTACGCCGGGCGCGGCATGCTGAAGGCGCTGCTGCTCGAGCGCGGCCTCACGGGCGGCGAACTCCTCAATACCGAGAAGATCGAGGATTATCCCGGCTTCATCTCGATTCTTGGTCCCGACCTCGCCGAGAAGATGACGGAGCACGCGATTCACTTCGGTGCCGACATCCGCACGGAGGAAGTCACCACGATCGTGCGCGACGATGACGGAATCTTCACGGTGACTGGCGCCGGCGGCGCGATCTACCGGGCGCCAGCCGTGATCCTCACCGCCGGCGGTACCCCCACCAAGCTCGGGGTTCCGGGCGAGGTCGAGTACGCCGGCCGCGGTGTTTCGTACTGCGCGGTCTGTGACGGTGCCTTCTTCAAGGGTGAGACGATCGCCGTGATTGGCGGCGGTGACGCGGCCGTCGAGGAAGCGGATTACCTGACTCGTTACGCCAGCAAGGTCTACCTGATCCATCGTCGGGATTCGTTTCGCGCCTCGCGGGTGGTCCAGGAGCGGGCGATGAATAATCCGAAGATCGAAGTGATCTGGAATACGGCGGTCCGCGAGATGGTGGGGGAGCCGAGCGGGCTCAAGCATCTCGACCTCGTCGACACGGTGACCGGCGCGCCTTCGCAGCTTGCCGTCACCGGCGCGTTCGTCTTCATCGGTTTCAAACCGAACACTGGCCTGGTGACGCAGCATTTCGCCCACGATGCGAGCGGATACATCATCACCAACGACCGGATGGAGACGTCCATTCCCGGACTCTTCGCCGCTGGCGACTTGCGGGTGCAGCTGACCAGGCAGGTGACTACCGCCGTCGGCGATGCCACCACCGCTGCCATTGCCGTCGAGAAGTTCCTGACGGAGCGAAAGACCAAGGCGGCCAGTGTCGGGGCCTGA
- a CDS encoding N-acetylmuramoyl-L-alanine amidase, translated as MKLLALTMCALLAGAPTRLQVSTARGVVVIPLRTESGQGAMVPLGPLAQAIGAKWQREAEWFVLVSAAGTFRFLPGTSLVDDGSTVRGLPADSHRRGDSLFVPLAFVAEMLADPLRRSWNWTPGTAVLAEGPAPSQLLTRPSRTTVGREERSRLPNGLKPGHHVTVDAGHGGSDPGNPGLYFPGGLKEKHITLTIAMLLRDELERRGVKVTMTRTTDTLISLGHRAPRYCRTEDCDLFVSLHVNSLNARPGYTRVRGFETYFLAEARTADAERVAKMENDAARFDPDAADEAASGGLDFILKDLARNEFLRESARAAELVQSSLREVADAGTLDRGVKQAGFAVLSTARRPAILVEMGYSTNPDDARQMTTRNGQDGIASAIAEAIVKYLQQYDRKTTDARRAGEP; from the coding sequence ATGAAGTTGCTTGCGCTGACCATGTGCGCCCTGCTCGCCGGGGCACCGACGCGACTGCAGGTCAGCACCGCGCGCGGTGTGGTGGTGATTCCGCTGCGTACCGAGTCGGGGCAGGGCGCCATGGTGCCGCTTGGGCCCCTCGCCCAGGCGATCGGCGCGAAGTGGCAACGCGAGGCCGAGTGGTTCGTCCTGGTGAGTGCGGCCGGCACCTTCCGTTTTCTCCCGGGAACTTCGCTGGTTGACGACGGCTCTACCGTCCGCGGACTCCCCGCCGATTCGCACCGCCGCGGTGATTCTCTCTTCGTGCCACTCGCGTTCGTCGCCGAAATGCTTGCCGATCCCTTGCGTCGCAGCTGGAACTGGACGCCCGGCACGGCCGTGCTCGCCGAGGGGCCGGCGCCGTCGCAACTGTTGACGCGTCCCTCGCGGACCACCGTCGGACGTGAGGAACGCAGCCGGCTCCCGAACGGGCTGAAGCCCGGGCACCACGTGACGGTCGATGCCGGGCATGGTGGCTCGGATCCGGGAAACCCGGGTCTCTACTTCCCCGGCGGACTCAAGGAAAAGCACATCACCCTCACCATCGCGATGCTGCTGCGTGACGAACTCGAGCGTCGCGGGGTCAAGGTCACGATGACCCGGACGACCGACACGCTGATCTCCCTCGGCCATCGCGCACCGCGCTACTGCCGCACCGAGGATTGTGATCTCTTCGTGTCACTGCACGTGAATTCCCTCAATGCGCGGCCGGGGTACACCAGGGTGCGAGGGTTCGAGACCTATTTCCTCGCCGAAGCACGCACTGCCGACGCCGAGCGTGTCGCGAAGATGGAAAACGATGCAGCGCGATTCGATCCCGATGCGGCCGATGAAGCGGCTTCGGGCGGTCTCGATTTCATCCTCAAGGATCTGGCCCGCAACGAATTCCTGCGCGAGTCGGCGCGCGCGGCTGAACTGGTGCAGTCATCGCTGCGCGAAGTCGCTGATGCGGGCACGCTCGATCGCGGCGTGAAGCAGGCTGGCTTCGCCGTGCTGAGCACGGCGCGACGTCCGGCGATCCTGGTCGAGATGGGCTACAGCACCAACCCGGATGATGCGCGTCAGATGACCACTCGCAATGGTCAGGACGGCATCGCCTCCGCCATCGCCGAGGCGATCGTGAAATATCTGCAGCAGTACGACCGCAAGACGACGGACGCTCGCCGCGCAGGTGAGCCGTGA
- the moeB gene encoding molybdopterin-synthase adenylyltransferase MoeB, with protein MSAELSSEELLRYARHLTLPEVGVAGQARLRAARVLLIGAGGLGSPAALYLAAAGVGTIGIVDHDQVDLSNLQRQILHDTAGVGVNKAISAKARLKGLNPFVSVEAIAEQFTSANAREIVRRFDIVVDGSDNFPTRYLANDACVLEGKPLVYGSIFRFEGQLSLFGTPGGPCYRCLFAEPPAPELVPSCADAGVLGVLPGIIGSLQALEAMKWLLGIGESAAGRLLLVDALRLRFREIAVVRDPACVICGDAPILTELQDYDAFCGVGTLGGSPDEAEIAPAVLATALAAPGGAVLLDVREPWEFAIAHIPGSELVPLGELPARLAEIPRHREVVTICHHGMRSMKARDLLLRAGFARVRSLAGGVDAWATDVDGTMPRY; from the coding sequence GTGTCAGCCGAACTCAGCTCTGAAGAACTCCTCCGTTATGCGCGGCATCTGACCTTGCCGGAAGTCGGTGTGGCCGGACAGGCGCGACTTCGAGCCGCGAGGGTCCTGCTCATCGGTGCGGGCGGGCTCGGCTCGCCGGCGGCACTTTATCTCGCCGCGGCTGGCGTCGGCACGATCGGCATTGTCGATCACGACCAGGTCGATCTCTCCAACTTGCAGCGACAGATCCTGCACGACACTGCGGGCGTCGGCGTCAACAAGGCGATTTCGGCCAAGGCTCGGCTGAAGGGACTCAATCCTTTCGTGTCGGTGGAAGCCATCGCCGAGCAATTCACCAGCGCGAATGCCCGCGAGATCGTGCGCCGGTTCGACATTGTGGTCGACGGAAGCGACAACTTCCCGACCCGATACCTCGCCAACGATGCCTGTGTCCTCGAGGGGAAGCCGCTCGTGTATGGCTCGATCTTCAGGTTCGAGGGGCAGTTGTCGCTCTTCGGAACTCCGGGAGGTCCCTGCTATCGCTGCCTCTTCGCCGAACCGCCCGCTCCCGAGCTAGTCCCGAGCTGTGCCGACGCCGGTGTGCTCGGGGTATTGCCGGGAATCATCGGGTCTCTTCAGGCGCTCGAGGCAATGAAATGGTTGCTCGGCATCGGGGAGTCCGCCGCGGGCCGGCTGCTCCTCGTGGATGCCCTTCGGCTCCGATTCCGTGAGATCGCCGTCGTCCGTGATCCGGCGTGCGTCATCTGCGGCGATGCGCCGATACTCACGGAATTGCAGGACTACGACGCCTTCTGCGGGGTCGGCACGCTCGGCGGCTCACCGGACGAGGCCGAGATCGCGCCAGCGGTTCTCGCGACCGCATTGGCCGCGCCTGGGGGGGCAGTGTTGCTCGATGTCCGCGAGCCGTGGGAGTTTGCCATCGCCCACATCCCCGGTTCGGAGCTGGTGCCACTGGGGGAACTTCCTGCGCGACTGGCCGAGATTCCCAGGCATCGGGAAGTGGTGACGATCTGCCATCACGGAATGCGTTCGATGAAGGCGAGGGACCTGCTGCTACGTGCGGGGTTCGCCCGGGTGCGTTCGCTGGCCGGGGGTGTCGATGCGTGGGCAACCGATGTGGACGGGACGATGCCGCGATACTGA
- a CDS encoding MBL fold metallo-hydrolase, whose protein sequence is MSGPEVLGIPNGSFAQNCWLVWDAATREAVVVDPGEEAGRILAAVRHRNLVVRQIWLTHAHIDHIQGVDHVRSATGAQVWLHPADRRWYDSLPEQGLMFGLGDLQRLAPPDHRLAHGDTLSLAGHRFKVRHVPGHSPGHVAFIGPGLCISGDVLFEDSIGRTDLPEGSLTELLASIASELLPLPDETRVLPGHGPETTVGRERARNPFLSGLAPRL, encoded by the coding sequence GTGTCGGGGCCTGAAGTTCTCGGCATACCCAACGGCTCATTCGCCCAGAACTGCTGGCTGGTCTGGGATGCTGCGACGCGCGAGGCCGTCGTCGTTGACCCCGGTGAGGAAGCGGGGCGCATCCTCGCCGCGGTCCGCCACCGCAACCTGGTTGTCCGCCAGATCTGGCTCACCCACGCGCACATCGATCACATCCAGGGCGTCGATCACGTCAGATCAGCCACCGGGGCCCAGGTCTGGCTGCATCCGGCCGATCGGCGCTGGTACGACTCGCTCCCCGAGCAGGGGCTGATGTTCGGGCTGGGCGACCTCCAGAGACTCGCTCCCCCGGATCATCGGCTCGCGCACGGCGACACGCTTTCGTTGGCCGGCCATCGCTTCAAAGTCCGGCATGTGCCCGGTCACTCGCCGGGGCATGTCGCCTTCATTGGCCCTGGCCTCTGCATTTCTGGTGATGTGCTTTTCGAAGACTCGATTGGTCGCACCGATCTCCCCGAAGGGAGCCTGACCGAACTGCTCGCGAGCATCGCCAGCGAACTGCTGCCGCTGCCCGACGAGACCCGCGTCCTCCCGGGCCATGGCCCTGAAACGACCGTCGGGCGAGAGCGCGCCCGGAACCCCTTCCTCAGCGGGCTGGCGCCGAGACTGTAA